A genomic stretch from Candidatus Nitrotoga arctica includes:
- a CDS encoding M16 family metallopeptidase, whose product MDTKLLAAVVLFLAGIATALATPHIQHWTSPSGARVYFVENHDLPMLDLTVTFAAGSSFDVAEKSGLAGLTHRMLDLGAEGLSEDDIARNLADIGAQFGKNFDADRAGISLRTLSSTAERFQALDILARVLQHPLFQEEVLAREKTRLIAGLKEDETKPERIAEKAFSKAVFGTHPYGLPSSGEVSTVENIQRTDTEAFYRTHYLAKTAVVAIMGDVTRAEAEAIAQNLTAQLPQGIEAVQVAPVVMQIKASEQRIVHPATQSHILMGAPGLARKDPDYFALYVGNHILGGGGFVSRLMHEIREKRGLAYSVYSYFIPMKLPGAYQIGLQTKKNQADEALQLVRATLREFIDKGVTKKELQASKQNIIGGFPLRIDSNKKIVDYLNVIGFYELPLTYLDDFVGNVDKVTIAQIRSAFDRRVNPDAMATVIVGAPETPKPGNEGAVQ is encoded by the coding sequence ATGGACACTAAATTACTTGCCGCTGTGGTGTTGTTTCTAGCCGGCATCGCAACTGCACTCGCCACGCCCCATATCCAGCATTGGACATCGCCGAGCGGCGCGCGTGTATATTTTGTGGAGAACCATGATCTACCCATGCTCGATTTGACAGTGACTTTTGCCGCAGGAAGTAGCTTCGATGTGGCCGAAAAATCCGGATTGGCGGGGCTGACACATAGAATGCTGGATCTCGGTGCAGAAGGTTTGAGCGAGGACGACATCGCGCGAAATCTGGCCGACATTGGTGCACAATTTGGAAAGAATTTTGATGCGGATCGTGCGGGAATAAGTTTGCGCACATTGAGCAGTACTGCAGAACGCTTTCAGGCGCTGGATATTCTGGCGCGCGTGCTGCAACATCCGCTATTTCAAGAAGAGGTGTTGGCGCGAGAAAAGACACGCTTGATTGCTGGTTTAAAAGAAGACGAAACCAAACCGGAAAGGATTGCCGAAAAAGCTTTCAGCAAGGCCGTATTCGGTACCCATCCTTATGGTTTGCCATCGTCGGGTGAAGTCTCCACCGTAGAAAATATTCAGCGCACCGACACTGAAGCATTTTATCGTACACATTATTTGGCCAAAACTGCCGTGGTAGCCATTATGGGCGATGTGACGCGCGCCGAAGCTGAAGCTATCGCGCAAAATCTTACCGCGCAATTACCGCAAGGCATTGAGGCGGTGCAGGTTGCGCCGGTGGTCATGCAAATTAAAGCGAGTGAGCAGCGCATAGTACATCCGGCCACTCAGAGCCATATTTTGATGGGCGCACCCGGTTTGGCACGCAAAGATCCGGATTATTTTGCCCTTTATGTGGGCAACCACATTCTCGGCGGAGGAGGATTTGTATCCCGCCTGATGCACGAAATCCGCGAGAAACGCGGCCTTGCCTATAGTGTATATAGCTATTTTATACCGATGAAGTTGCCAGGCGCGTATCAGATCGGGCTGCAAACCAAAAAAAATCAAGCCGATGAAGCGCTGCAGCTAGTGCGCGCTACGCTGCGCGAGTTTATTGATAAAGGCGTGACGAAAAAGGAATTACAAGCATCCAAGCAAAATATTATTGGTGGTTTTCCGCTGCGTATCGATAGCAACAAAAAAATAGTTGACTACTTGAATGTCATTGGATTTTATGAGTTACCTTTGACCTATCTAGATGATTTTGTCGGAAATGTTGATAAAGTCACCATCGCGCAAATTCGCTCAGCCTTTGACCGACGCGTGAATCCAGATGCGATGGCCACTGTGATAGTCGGTGCTCCGGAGACCCCAAAGCCAGGTAACGAGGGAGCCGTGCAATAA
- the rsmD gene encoding 16S rRNA (guanine(966)-N(2))-methyltransferase RsmD, which yields MGGTHRSRWVEFPDAEGLRPTPDRVRETLFNWLGQNLNGTRCLDLFAGSGILGLEAASRGATEVVMVERNRTVFRALQETIIKLACSNVLLRCEDGLEFARQKNGLFDVIFLDPPFQSDHLPKLLPLLADKLTQNGMVYVESGAVFEPDKAWQVVRRAKAGAVHYQLLRCENAL from the coding sequence ATCGGTGGCACTCATCGTAGTCGTTGGGTGGAGTTTCCAGACGCGGAAGGCTTACGCCCCACACCAGATCGAGTGCGCGAGACTTTATTTAACTGGTTGGGGCAGAATCTTAATGGCACACGCTGTCTTGATTTGTTCGCTGGCAGTGGGATATTGGGATTAGAAGCGGCATCACGCGGTGCGACAGAAGTAGTAATGGTTGAGCGCAATCGTACGGTCTTTCGCGCTTTGCAAGAGACCATCATTAAATTAGCCTGTTCTAATGTATTGCTGCGTTGTGAAGATGGGTTAGAATTCGCGCGCCAAAAAAATGGGCTATTCGATGTCATTTTTCTTGACCCCCCGTTTCAGAGTGACCATCTGCCAAAATTGCTTCCCCTGCTTGCTGACAAGCTAACGCAAAACGGTATGGTGTATGTTGAAAGCGGTGCAGTATTTGAACCTGACAAAGCTTGGCAGGTGGTGAGACGTGCTAAAGCGGGTGCTGTGCATTATCAATTATTGAGATGCGAAAATGCGTTATAA
- the coaD gene encoding pantetheine-phosphate adenylyltransferase, with product MIKVIYPGTFDPITRGHEDVVRRAAGLFGEVVVAVAESRSVTLFTMEERVAMASEIFADFVNVRVEGFSGLLMNYVRTQNARVVLRGLRAVSDFEYEFQMAGMNRSLHPDVETLFLTPAEHYTFISASIVREIARFGGDVSKFVSPLVAIKLTEKKLT from the coding sequence ATGATTAAAGTTATTTATCCTGGTACTTTTGATCCAATCACGCGCGGACACGAAGATGTAGTTCGCCGTGCCGCCGGGCTGTTCGGCGAAGTTGTGGTGGCTGTGGCAGAAAGTCGCAGTGTCACTTTGTTCACCATGGAAGAGCGTGTGGCCATGGCGAGTGAAATTTTCGCTGATTTTGTCAATGTCCGGGTGGAAGGTTTTTCTGGTTTGCTGATGAATTATGTGCGAACGCAAAATGCGCGCGTAGTATTGCGTGGCTTGCGCGCAGTATCGGATTTTGAATATGAATTTCAAATGGCGGGGATGAACCGCAGCCTGCATCCTGATGTCGAAACATTATTCTTGACGCCAGCGGAACATTACACCTTCATCTCCGCTAGTATAGTGCGTGAAATCGCGCGCTTTGGCGGCGACGTCAGTAAGTTTGTTTCACCTTTGGTGGCGATCAAATTGACTGAGAAAAAATTAACCTGA
- a CDS encoding YfhL family 4Fe-4S dicluster ferredoxin produces the protein MALIITDECINCDVCEPECPNDAISQGDTIYYINPSKCTECVGHYETPQCVEVCPVDCIPLDPVHTESREQLQAKYEKLMAAKNK, from the coding sequence GTGGCCCTGATTATTACCGACGAATGTATCAACTGCGACGTGTGCGAGCCAGAATGCCCGAACGATGCTATTTCACAAGGCGATACTATTTATTACATTAACCCTAGCAAATGCACCGAGTGCGTGGGACACTATGAAACGCCACAATGCGTGGAAGTTTGCCCGGTAGACTGCATTCCGCTCGACCCCGTTCATACGGAAAGCAGGGAGCAACTTCAAGCTAAATATGAAAAACTAATGGCAGCGAAGAACAAATAA
- a CDS encoding caspase family protein: MEKKAKLPTTKAKAMSLHIGLNAVSATAYGGWSGELNACEFDAKDMAAIAKSCGMKSTMLLTKKSTRANMLAAMRSAAKQLTAGDLFFLTYSGHGGQIPDVTGEEEDKQDETWCLYDGQLIDDELYFELSQFATGVRVLVFSDSCHSGTVTRAAPPQPGMIWPTIGRSKMMPLAVGMRTYREHQAFYDKLQQDVAKAAGKASLPDPDSVLAQLAVSPRLTAIAKKFKPAVILISGCQDNQTSMDGDHNGAFTEQLLKVWNNGSFSGNYAKFHAAIKTLLPADQTPNLFTLGAAARFLTQQPFKI; encoded by the coding sequence ATGGAAAAGAAAGCTAAATTACCCACAACCAAAGCCAAGGCAATGTCATTACACATTGGCCTGAATGCTGTGAGCGCTACTGCATATGGTGGCTGGAGCGGCGAGCTCAATGCCTGTGAGTTCGATGCCAAGGACATGGCGGCGATTGCCAAATCGTGCGGCATGAAATCCACCATGTTGCTGACTAAGAAGAGCACGCGCGCCAATATGCTGGCTGCCATGCGTAGTGCCGCCAAGCAATTGACAGCCGGTGACTTGTTCTTCCTTACCTATTCCGGTCATGGCGGCCAAATTCCCGATGTCACTGGAGAAGAAGAGGATAAACAAGACGAGACTTGGTGCCTGTACGACGGCCAACTTATCGACGACGAGTTGTATTTTGAATTAAGTCAATTTGCAACAGGAGTACGCGTGCTTGTGTTTTCTGACAGTTGCCATAGCGGCACCGTAACACGTGCTGCACCGCCGCAGCCCGGCATGATCTGGCCGACGATTGGACGCTCAAAGATGATGCCGCTTGCCGTGGGCATGCGCACCTATCGCGAGCACCAAGCGTTTTACGATAAGCTGCAACAAGACGTGGCTAAAGCCGCTGGCAAAGCTTCTCTACCGGATCCGGACAGCGTGCTCGCCCAACTGGCCGTGAGTCCGCGGCTAACTGCGATTGCGAAAAAATTCAAGCCGGCGGTAATTCTAATCTCTGGTTGCCAGGACAATCAGACATCCATGGATGGTGACCACAACGGCGCATTTACCGAGCAGCTGTTAAAGGTGTGGAACAACGGCTCTTTCAGCGGCAATTATGCTAAATTTCATGCCGCTATTAAGACTCTTTTGCCTGCCGACCAGACGCCTAATCTGTTTACGCTTGGTGCGGCGGCGCGTTTTCTGACGCAGCAGCCCTTTAAGATTTGA
- a CDS encoding D-hexose-6-phosphate mutarotase — translation MSPLDVTTLNQKFAIPGQLKFTEDVNGLIIACIANEQAQSTISLQGAHVMTFEPVGEKPVIWLSPAAKLVRGKSIRGGVPICWPWFGAHATDSTFPGHGFARTVPWQIVASEVLSDGSTRITFELPQSSIPVAQWPHACQVRSIVTIGKEMTVELITENTGQMMFEIGEALHTYFAISDVNKIRITGLEGCTYLDKVGDWQRRTQAGAVTIAAEVDRLYVNTDSDCLIVDSGHKRCIRIAKRGSLSTVVWNPWVEKATKMGDFGSDTGYCGMVCVESANAAENCVEVPAGATHSLHVTYSIEKTQ, via the coding sequence ATGAGCCCGTTGGATGTAACCACGCTTAATCAGAAATTCGCCATTCCTGGACAACTCAAGTTCACTGAGGACGTGAACGGTTTGATAATTGCGTGCATTGCCAACGAACAAGCGCAATCTACCATTTCATTACAGGGTGCGCATGTCATGACCTTTGAGCCTGTGGGCGAAAAACCGGTCATTTGGCTTAGTCCTGCAGCCAAATTAGTACGCGGAAAATCCATTCGTGGCGGCGTGCCAATTTGTTGGCCATGGTTCGGTGCCCATGCAACCGACAGCACCTTTCCAGGTCATGGGTTTGCCCGTACCGTTCCCTGGCAAATTGTGGCCAGCGAAGTATTATCCGATGGCAGCACGCGCATCACCTTTGAATTACCACAGAGTTCAATTCCTGTTGCGCAATGGCCGCATGCTTGTCAAGTACGGAGCATCGTTACTATCGGCAAAGAGATGACCGTGGAACTTATCACCGAAAATACGGGCCAAATGATGTTTGAAATTGGCGAAGCGTTGCACACTTACTTCGCTATCAGCGATGTGAATAAAATTCGCATCACCGGTTTGGAAGGCTGCACTTATCTTGATAAGGTGGGCGATTGGCAACGCAGAACACAAGCAGGCGCAGTCACCATAGCTGCAGAAGTAGACCGCCTCTATGTGAATACCGACTCAGATTGTCTGATTGTTGACAGCGGCCATAAGCGCTGTATTCGTATTGCCAAGCGCGGCAGTCTTTCCACAGTAGTGTGGAACCCATGGGTAGAAAAGGCCACAAAAATGGGCGATTTCGGCAGCGATACGGGCTATTGCGGTATGGTCTGTGTAGAAAGTGCGAATGCGGCGGAGAATTGTGTTGAAGTCCCAGCGGGCGCAACTCATTCGTTGCATGTAACCTATAGTATTGAGAAAACACAATAG
- a CDS encoding CBS domain-containing protein, whose product MNSETRVNQRFPKDMMALVKKILPLARERLVTITDDAPLTEAAKSIDGSHHNLVIICNKSGVMVGIVTRTDVVRQMSLCQGCGCNAIVGTVMTKDVICCHPDELLQDVWSLMREKGFLHVPIVDDDFRPLGVINERDALLILFEEKGYDEALLRDYVMGVGYR is encoded by the coding sequence GTGAATTCTGAAACGCGAGTTAATCAGCGCTTCCCTAAGGATATGATGGCATTAGTAAAAAAAATATTACCTCTGGCGCGGGAGCGTCTTGTTACAATCACGGACGACGCTCCACTGACGGAGGCTGCCAAGTCTATTGATGGTAGTCACCACAATCTTGTCATTATTTGTAACAAGAGTGGCGTTATGGTGGGCATTGTGACGAGAACGGATGTTGTTCGCCAGATGAGTCTTTGTCAGGGCTGTGGTTGTAACGCTATCGTTGGAACGGTGATGACTAAGGACGTTATCTGCTGTCACCCCGATGAGTTGTTACAAGATGTGTGGTCGCTTATGAGAGAGAAGGGCTTTTTGCATGTTCCTATCGTAGATGATGATTTCAGACCGTTAGGCGTCATCAATGAGCGGGATGCCCTCCTTATTCTTTTTGAAGAAAAAGGTTACGATGAGGCTCTTTTGCGAGATTATGTCATGGGTGTGGGGTATCGGTGA
- a CDS encoding TIGR01777 family oxidoreductase, with translation MKILITGGTGLIGQTLCPALLAAGHTLRVYSRHPDKVNTILGDQVTPLNSLKTLSESDYFEAIINLAGAPIFGKRWTDERKRVLLHSRIDVTQDLVKFIARAQSKPEVFLSGSAIGFYGNQGHTILDETSPGQDDFGRQPCVEWENEAVKAKEHGVRVCQLRTGLVVGKNGGFLQPMILPFKLGLGGQLGSGEQWMPWIHIDDHVAICLALLNSTELNGPFNLTAPNPVTNHIFAQTLAKTLHRPAFLPAPAWILKLLLGEMSELLLGSQRVIPRRMLGADYQFKFTELGAALRQVLCD, from the coding sequence ATGAAAATACTGATAACAGGCGGAACTGGATTAATTGGCCAAACATTATGCCCAGCATTACTGGCAGCGGGTCACACATTAAGGGTTTATAGCCGCCACCCTGATAAAGTCAATACCATATTGGGTGATCAAGTTACGCCACTCAATTCTTTGAAGACACTATCCGAGTCTGATTATTTTGAAGCCATTATCAATCTTGCTGGCGCACCGATTTTTGGTAAACGCTGGACGGATGAGCGCAAACGAGTCCTTCTACATAGCCGCATTGATGTTACTCAGGATCTGGTGAAGTTTATTGCGCGTGCGCAATCTAAGCCTGAAGTTTTCTTGAGTGGCTCAGCAATTGGCTTCTATGGTAACCAGGGCCATACCATACTTGATGAAACATCACCTGGCCAAGATGATTTTGGCCGCCAGCCTTGTGTCGAATGGGAAAACGAGGCAGTGAAAGCTAAGGAGCATGGTGTTCGAGTATGCCAATTACGCACAGGCCTGGTTGTTGGCAAAAATGGCGGTTTCTTACAACCGATGATACTGCCGTTCAAATTAGGGTTGGGTGGGCAACTTGGTAGTGGCGAACAATGGATGCCCTGGATTCATATCGACGACCATGTGGCCATTTGCTTGGCATTACTTAATAGCACTGAGCTTAATGGCCCATTTAACCTGACCGCACCTAACCCGGTTACTAACCATATATTTGCCCAAACGCTAGCAAAAACTCTTCATCGCCCCGCTTTTTTACCTGCACCAGCATGGATTCTTAAGCTCTTACTGGGTGAAATGTCTGAGTTACTACTAGGCAGTCAACGTGTTATTCCCAGGCGGATGTTGGGTGCTGATTATCAATTCAAGTTTACTGAATTGGGTGCAGCGCTACGTCAAGTTTTGTGTGATTAG